The uncultured Pseudodesulfovibrio sp. genome contains the following window.
TACACGCGGATGACCTGGTCTTCGTGTTCGGTATTCAGGTCGTAGATGAGGTTCAGTTCTTCCTCGACTTTCTTGAGGAAGTCGGTGATTTCCTGTTCAATCTGGGCCATGGAGTAGGTGACGTTCAGCCACCGCTGGTCAAAGACGTTCGCCAGCGTGACCATGGACTTCACGTCGGATTCCTGGACGTCCCACACGGCCTGAATAGTCTGTTGCTTCTCGGTGCGCTTGCGCTCCTCGTAGCCCTTGACCTGGGAGTCGATGGCCAGAACCGGCTGTTCTACCAGAGCAATGAGCTCTTTGATCCTGGTTTCGAAGGAGTCGTAGGGCTCCAGGCACCGGCGCTTGATTTCCAGTTTCTTGTCGTTCAGGGCCTTCTTGAACTTGTTCAGGGTGGCCCGGTCCTTCTTGGCGTCCTGGATGGAGTCGTCAGTGTAGGCGAGGCCCTGGTACTTCTCGAGCCGGTTTGTCAGTTCGCCCTTGAGCTCGTCGAAGTTGAAGTCGATGGACTTCACGAATCCGTCCTCTGCCGGGCTGATAATCTTCAGTTCCATGGTCATGGGGTGTCCTCCTTAAATTTCAGGCAGGATCAAGTCCGGCCGCTTGTCGGCTTCGACGTCGCGCCAAAAGGCGAGCTCTCTTTCAACCAGATAGGTGATGCTTGCTTCGTGGTCGGCGCGTTCGAAAAAGTAGGTTTTTTCAGAGACGAACAATCCGTCCCAATTACTGACGAACCGGGCCTTCAGGACTCCGAAGTCGGCTTCGGTCACGTACATGTTGTGAAGCACCTGAATGTAGTAGTGCTGCGGGACGACGCCGTTCCACTTGTCCCGGTCCGCCCGGCTGTTGATGAACGCGGCCTTGATCTCAAGTATCCCAAATCGTCCGGTTTCAATCTCCGTCAATTCGCCGTCCAGCGAGGCCCGCAGTTGCGGATACAGACCGTTGGCCTTGGAGAGGTTTGCATCGTGCCTGACCTCGTATTGCGGGTAGTCGAGAGCGAACATGGCCCGGATCAGGGGTTCGGCCGCCACGCCATACTGCACGTAGGCGTTGTCGGACATGTCCTGGTCTTCGCGGCGCCCGGTCTTCTCTTCCCAGAGTTCCACGTTGCTCTTCCAGGGACTCAGGCCCAGGACGGCGGCTGCATCGCTTCCGCCTATGCCCAGCTTGCGCTCGGCCAGCCATTGTTCGCGGGTCATGGTCATGGCCCTACCCGCCGAACACGGCCGCAGCTGCGGCCAGAAGGATGACGAGCGTAGCGCCGACAGTGAACGCGGCCAGCCAATCGTTTCCGTCCTTGGCGGTCAGGCAGTGCATGCACACGTCGATTTCGACG
Protein-coding sequences here:
- a CDS encoding DUF1351 domain-containing protein, coding for MTMELKIISPAEDGFVKSIDFNFDELKGELTNRLEKYQGLAYTDDSIQDAKKDRATLNKFKKALNDKKLEIKRRCLEPYDSFETRIKELIALVEQPVLAIDSQVKGYEERKRTEKQQTIQAVWDVQESDVKSMVTLANVFDQRWLNVTYSMAQIEQEITDFLKKVEEELNLIYDLNTEHEDQVIRVYLKGFNVAAALAEDKALKDAAAKQEAYRKQREEAKAAAEAEEKARREAAAQAAPEPPAQPEPPRQSAPAAAPQTQPEPVTHCVEFRVWATGDQLTALGNFMNANGIKYGRVEDRQAA
- a CDS encoding YqaJ viral recombinase family protein, with translation MTMTREQWLAERKLGIGGSDAAAVLGLSPWKSNVELWEEKTGRREDQDMSDNAYVQYGVAAEPLIRAMFALDYPQYEVRHDANLSKANGLYPQLRASLDGELTEIETGRFGILEIKAAFINSRADRDKWNGVVPQHYYIQVLHNMYVTEADFGVLKARFVSNWDGLFVSEKTYFFERADHEASITYLVERELAFWRDVEADKRPDLILPEI